Proteins encoded by one window of Chondromyces crocatus:
- a CDS encoding cyclic nucleotide-binding domain-containing protein, with translation MRRATERPEEKANAEPSFVIDAPVATAPPAQVTHDPLPPKTDSPTSSSGSAPRSLPDCAPTEQTDALTAADLANVDAFADLPEEMHEQLARATRVEQLTMDEEVAGFGVALVLAGEASVCTSIVDTPAIHATPHTLVPSRGTLTEGVPLRVVAGAEGARVAVWDQDTIDIALRTCPWVVDDLREVADRLQAFAGATIGPLGDLDDDQLRHVLERLRVQLLKPGEVFLLSGHPVPGLAIIGAGTVELLEKDDEPPTAAARPGDILFASALLSGQQAPATARAAASGALLLIAEHRTLRSLFEEVPALIQLLSAEL, from the coding sequence ATGCGGCGCGCCACGGAGAGACCTGAAGAGAAAGCAAACGCCGAACCTTCGTTCGTCATCGACGCTCCCGTGGCAACGGCGCCTCCTGCACAGGTGACGCACGACCCTCTGCCACCGAAGACAGACTCTCCTACCTCGAGTTCGGGAAGTGCGCCGCGCTCGCTGCCCGACTGCGCCCCCACGGAGCAGACAGACGCGCTCACGGCAGCGGACCTGGCGAACGTGGACGCCTTCGCCGACCTGCCGGAAGAGATGCACGAGCAACTCGCGCGCGCCACCCGCGTCGAGCAACTGACGATGGATGAAGAGGTTGCCGGATTCGGTGTTGCGCTGGTCCTCGCTGGAGAAGCGTCGGTGTGCACCAGCATCGTGGACACTCCTGCGATCCACGCCACCCCCCACACACTCGTCCCCTCCCGTGGAACCTTGACCGAAGGCGTCCCGCTCCGTGTCGTGGCCGGCGCGGAGGGTGCACGCGTCGCCGTATGGGATCAGGACACCATCGACATTGCGCTGCGCACATGCCCGTGGGTCGTCGACGACCTCCGAGAGGTCGCAGACCGACTGCAAGCCTTCGCCGGGGCGACCATCGGTCCGCTCGGTGACCTCGACGACGATCAGCTTCGTCATGTCCTGGAGCGCCTCCGCGTGCAGCTCTTGAAGCCAGGGGAGGTGTTCCTCTTGAGCGGACACCCGGTACCAGGGCTGGCCATCATCGGAGCCGGGACGGTCGAGCTGCTCGAGAAAGACGACGAGCCCCCCACCGCGGCGGCACGTCCTGGGGACATCCTCTTTGCCAGCGCGCTGCTCTCTGGCCAGCAGGCTCCAGCAACGGCCCGGGCGGCAGCGAGCGGCGCGCTCTTGCTCATCGCGGAACATCGAACGTTGCGCAGCCTCTTCGAAGAAGTCCCCGCGCTGATCCAGCTGCTCAGCGCAGAACTCTGA